A segment of the Triticum urartu cultivar G1812 chromosome 1, Tu2.1, whole genome shotgun sequence genome:
gtagaaggcgaaatctccgcgcgcaccccagtgttcgaacctcaagggtctgccggaacccgaaatccgacagaagGCCATGGCCTCGCTCACCATGCTCACCACATGGATGATCTGGAACGAGCGAAACGCCCGCGTATTCCGCAACAAGGCTGCTCCGCCTATGATTCTCCTCGACAACATCAAAAGGGAGGCTTCGTTCTGGGTCGCCGCCGGAGCTAAAAAACTAGGGTCCATTATGCCGGGAGAGTGATTCTTCCCTGTATTGTTAAGGGGTGTTTGTAACACAAACTCTATTCTCTCTTAATTAATATACGTGGCAAATCTTTTACccgttttcaaaaaaaaaaatgaACGGTGAGAGCTGTGAAAGTTCATATTTTGATGTTGAGAAACCACGCCAGTGTTTGCTTTGGTTGCAAAGCCACTGTGCGTGTATCTCCTGTGGACTACGAAATCCTAAAGCATCTCCTGTGGACTACGAAATCCTAAAGCATAGCTCCATCACGCGACGGAGAGACGAAGCTTCAGAGTCATGACGGTCACGGGCATTGAAGGTCCACGCGCGCCAACGGTACAGGTTTATAATGAATGGCTCGACAGGATTATGTTCGGTCTTGAATGGGCTCTTAATTGGCTCAGCTGGCCATCCACATCAACAACAGTGTAAGCGCTGAGTGAGTGGCATCTGTTTGCCCATACAGTACTGTTCATTTAGTGATGGAGTGACCAGCGGACCATGACCTGATGACCAAGCAATACAGTAGCAACTTTGTGTCGAAGGTACATCAATTACACGAGCGGCTGGAGGAAAAGCAAGGCAACAGGGTGCTAGGTTTAAGCAAGTATTGTCCGTCACATCCATCGATCAAAATTGACGAAGGAGTAACAAACTACGCAGAGGCTGGATCAAACACGTACACACCATTTTATTCTTGCGCACGATACATGAACACACGATTGTACTCGAGAAAAAAAAAGATACATGAAACACACGGTTCGCACGGAGCTGCTCGACGGACGTCGTACCAGTAGCCATGGTAGGAGCTCGTACGTGGTAGTACGTTACGTAGTAGTAGCATAGGCGGCGTGGCGCTGCCTAGCacgccgccggcggcggcggcggaggcccGGCTCCTAGCACTTCGGTACGGGGACGCCGCAGCTGACGAGGGTCTTGCGGGCGTTGGGGCTGTTGATGTAGCTGGAGTACGCGCGGTTGTGCGCGAACTGGCAGAAGCACCCCCGCTGACTCTTTAGGTTGTTGCAGCACGTCTTGGACGGCGGGGTCCCGCTGACGATCGGGGAGGCGCACACCGCCAGGTTCCCGGCGTTGCACTGCGCCGCTCCGCCCGttgccatcgccgccgccaccagcgCCACCAGCACGAGCATCGCTGCGGCCTTCGCCATATGGCTCGACTTTCTTTTGATCGCAAACGTACGTGccgcggtggtggtggtggaagtgTGCGTGATGTGGTTTGCAGTACACGGGAGGCACGTTGCCGCCAATTTATAGGCAGGAGGCGCCCATGCAAGCCACCCTTGCGGAAGTACAAAGCCCCGGACATTTTGCACTTGACTATTCTGCCCTTACCGGGCTGGCAAATTTTCATTCTGAGTACAAGAGATTAGTGACACGCATGTGCGGAGCACCGAAGCTACTTTTCTTTGGGCTTTTGATTTTGATTTTTTGTATCTTTTGAATCAAAAATCCATATTAAAAGATGAGTTTTGAATGGGTTTTGGCGAGTTTTTAGAACTTCAACAAGTTTCAAGTGCTGAAACTGGATAGAAATAAACGGCAAAATCAGCAAGTTTTGGAGATTAAAACTTACAACTTGGTATAACCTTATGCGAAATACAACCACTTTTATGGACCAAGAAACCGTGCGGTTCAGCATGGCCGGAAAGGTGCGTGCCCCCGCACCTCCGCGCCCTTGCGAATTTTTGCAATACCGTGTTGAAA
Coding sequences within it:
- the LOC125509286 gene encoding non-specific lipid-transfer protein 2P-like, whose protein sequence is MAKAAAMLVLVALVAAAMATGGAAQCNAGNLAVCASPIVSGTPPSKTCCNNLKSQRGCFCQFAHNRAYSSYINSPNARKTLVSCGVPVPKC